The following are encoded together in the Tripterygium wilfordii isolate XIE 37 chromosome 3, ASM1340144v1, whole genome shotgun sequence genome:
- the LOC119994996 gene encoding 60S ribosomal protein L4-like, which produces MAAAAARPLVTVQYLEGDMATDSAATVALPDVMKSTIRPDIVNFVHSNISKNKRQPYAVSKRAGHQTSAESWGTGRAVSRIPRVSGGGTHRAGQGAFGNMCRGGRMFAPTKIWRKWHRKINVNQKRYAVVSAIAASAVPALVMARGHRIEQVPEMPLVISDSAETVEKTSAAIKVLKQIGAYADAEKAKDSHAIRPGKGKMRNRRYISRKGPLIVYGTEGSKLAKAFRNIPGVEVLNVERLNLLKLAPGGHLGRFVIWTKSAFEKLDSIYGSFEQSSEKKKGYVLPRSKMVNADLARIINSDEVQSVVKPIKKEAKRATLKKNPLKNLNIMLKLNPYAKTAKRMALLAEAERVKAKKEKLEKKRNPISKEEAAAIRSAGKAWFQTMISDSDYTEFDNFSKWLGVSQ; this is translated from the exons ATGGCCGCCGCCGCTGCGCGACCCCTCGTAACGGTGCAGTACCTTGAGGGAGACATGGCTACCGATTCTGCGGCCACTGTAGCCCTCCCCGATGTTATGAAGTCGACGATTCGACCCGATATCGTCAACTTCGTCCACTCAAATATCTCGAAGAATAAGAGGCAGCCCTATGCTGTCTCCAAGCGTGCCGGCCACCAAACCTCCGCTGAGTCATGGGGAACAGGTAGAGCTGTCTCACGTATTCCTCGTGTTTCTGGGGGCGGTACCCACAGAGCTGGACAGGGTGCCTTTGGTAACATGTGTAGAGGTGGTCGCATGTTCGCCCCAACCAAGATCTGGCGCAAATGGCATCGCAAGATCAATGTCAACCAGAAGCGCTATGCAGTTGTTTCGGCTATAGCTGCTTCTGCCGTTCCTGCTCTCGTCATGGCACGTGGCCACCGGATCGAACAAGTTCCAGAGATGCCCCTCGTTATCAGCGATTCTGCTGAGACGGTGGAGAAAACTTCCGCTGCTATCAAGGTTCTCAAGCAGATCGGGGCCTATGCAGATGCGGAGAAAGCCAAGGACAGCCATGCCATTCGTCCAGGTAAGGGAAAGATGAGGAATCGCCGCTACATCTCGCGGAAGGGCCCTCTGATTGTCTATGGTACTGAAGGATCTAAACTTGCGAAGGCATTCAGAAACATCCCTGGAGTTGAGGTCTTGAACGTAGAGAGGCTCAACCTGCTTAAGCTTGCTCCTGGTGGTCACCTTGGCAGGTTCGTGATATGGACCAAGTCTGCTTTTGAGAAGCTGGACTCCATCTATGGTTCCTTTGAACAGTCATCTGAGAAGAAGAAGGGGTATGTGTTACCTCGTTCCAAGATGGTGAACGCTGACTTGGCCAGAATTATCAACTCCGACGAGGTACAGTCAGTGGTGAAGCCCATCAAGAAGGAGGCGAAGAGGGCTACACTCAAGAAGAATCCACTGAAGAATTTGAATATCATGCTTAAGCTTAACCCCTATGCGAAGACAGCAAAGAGGATGGCACTTCTAGCTGAGGCTGAGCGTGTCAAGGCAAAGAAGGAAAAGCTGGAAAAGAAGAGGAATCCAATTTCGAAG GAGGAGGCAGCTGCAATCAGGTCAGCGGGCAAGGCATGGTTCCAGACCATGATCTCAGACAGCGATTATACAGAGTTCGACAACTTCTCAAAGTGGCTTGGGGTCTCCCAGTAA
- the LOC119995434 gene encoding protein REVEILLE 8-like isoform X4: MSFDRDWKKIEDFVGSKTVIQIRSHAQKYFLKVQKNGTLAHVPPPRPKRKAAHPYPQKASKNVLMPLQSSMAYPSSMNTLVPGYRTWDDASLLINSPSSKAMTSQDEFANLNGAEGLPDVGSMGVARINNGNVGGIATSARTFPGSKIPKQGKQAPMLHGIPDFAEVYSFIGSVFDPDTEGHVQKLKEMDPINFETVLLLMRNLTVNLCSPDLEPTRKVLSSYDVNTKTVGAGVDTVAKNQSNDLPC; the protein is encoded by the exons ATGTC ATTTGATCGTGActggaaaaaaattgaagattttgTGGGTTCAAAGACAGTAATCCAG ATTCGGAGTCATGCACAGAAGTACTTCCTGAAGGTCCAAAAGAATGGGACACTTGCACATGTTCCTCCTCCTCGCCCTAAACGGAAAGCTGCTCATCCATACCCACAGAAGGCATCTAAAAATG TTCTAATGCCATTGCAATCATCTATGGCTTATCCTTCTTCAATGAATACgcttgtacccgggtacagaacATGGGATGATGCCTCTTTGCTGATAAACTCTCCAAGTAGCAAAGCCATGACATCCCAAGACGAATTTGCCAACCTTAATGGTGCAGAAGGCTTGC CTGATGTTGGATCAATGGGGGTTGCAAGGATTAATAATGGTAATGTTGGTGGCATTGCAACCTCAGCCAGAACATTTCCTGGTTCTAAGATACCTAAGCAAGGGAAACAAGCTCCAATGCTTCATG GTATACCGGACTTTGCTGAAGTGTATAGCTTCATTGGAAGTGTATTTGATCCAGACACGGAAGGCCATGTGCAAAAGCTCAAGGAAATGGATCCCATAAATTTTGAAACT GTTTTGTTATTGATGAGGAACCTCACTGTTAACTTGTGTAGTCCTGATCTTGAGCCGACT AGGAAGGTCCTGTCTTCGTATGATGTCAATACCAAAACCGTGGGAGCTGGTGTAGATACTGTTGCAAAGAACCAATCCAATGATTTACCATGTTGA
- the LOC119995434 gene encoding protein REVEILLE 8-like isoform X3: MNVNASSSSSSAAANQNPSQSTGSDASGKKVRKPYTITKSRESWTEEEHDKFLEALQLFDRDWKKIEDFVGSKTVIQIRSHAQKYFLKVQKNGTLAHVPPPRPKRKAAHPYPQKASKNVLMPLQSSMAYPSSMNTLVPGYRTWDDASLLINSPSSKAMTSQDEFANLNGAEGLPDVGSMGVARINNGNVGGIATSARTFPGSKIPKQGKQAPMLHGIPDFAEVYSFIGSVFDPDTEGHVQKLKEMDPINFETVLLLMRNLTVNLCSPDLEPTDA, encoded by the exons ATGAACGTGAAcgcgtcgtcgtcgtcgtcatccGCAGCAGCCAACCAGAATCCTTCTCAATCGACGGGCTCTGATGCGTCGGGGAAGAAGGTCCGGAAACCCTACACAATAACTAAATCACGCGAGAGCTGGACCGAGGAGGAGCACGACAAGTTCCTTGAAGCTCTTCAACT ATTTGATCGTGActggaaaaaaattgaagattttgTGGGTTCAAAGACAGTAATCCAG ATTCGGAGTCATGCACAGAAGTACTTCCTGAAGGTCCAAAAGAATGGGACACTTGCACATGTTCCTCCTCCTCGCCCTAAACGGAAAGCTGCTCATCCATACCCACAGAAGGCATCTAAAAATG TTCTAATGCCATTGCAATCATCTATGGCTTATCCTTCTTCAATGAATACgcttgtacccgggtacagaacATGGGATGATGCCTCTTTGCTGATAAACTCTCCAAGTAGCAAAGCCATGACATCCCAAGACGAATTTGCCAACCTTAATGGTGCAGAAGGCTTGC CTGATGTTGGATCAATGGGGGTTGCAAGGATTAATAATGGTAATGTTGGTGGCATTGCAACCTCAGCCAGAACATTTCCTGGTTCTAAGATACCTAAGCAAGGGAAACAAGCTCCAATGCTTCATG GTATACCGGACTTTGCTGAAGTGTATAGCTTCATTGGAAGTGTATTTGATCCAGACACGGAAGGCCATGTGCAAAAGCTCAAGGAAATGGATCCCATAAATTTTGAAACT GTTTTGTTATTGATGAGGAACCTCACTGTTAACTTGTGTAGTCCTGATCTTGAGCCGACT gatgcttag
- the LOC119995434 gene encoding protein REVEILLE 8-like isoform X1 produces the protein MNVNASSSSSSAAANQNPSQSTGSDASGKKVRKPYTITKSRESWTEEEHDKFLEALQLFDRDWKKIEDFVGSKTVIQIRSHAQKYFLKVQKNGTLAHVPPPRPKRKAAHPYPQKASKNVLMPLQSSMAYPSSMNTLVPGYRTWDDASLLINSPSSKAMTSQDEFANLNGAEGLPDVGSMGVARINNGNVGGIATSARTFPGSKIPKQGKQAPMLHGIPDFAEVYSFIGSVFDPDTEGHVQKLKEMDPINFETVLLLMRNLTVNLCSPDLEPTRKVLSSYDVNTKTVGAGVDTVAKNQSNDLPC, from the exons ATGAACGTGAAcgcgtcgtcgtcgtcgtcatccGCAGCAGCCAACCAGAATCCTTCTCAATCGACGGGCTCTGATGCGTCGGGGAAGAAGGTCCGGAAACCCTACACAATAACTAAATCACGCGAGAGCTGGACCGAGGAGGAGCACGACAAGTTCCTTGAAGCTCTTCAACT ATTTGATCGTGActggaaaaaaattgaagattttgTGGGTTCAAAGACAGTAATCCAG ATTCGGAGTCATGCACAGAAGTACTTCCTGAAGGTCCAAAAGAATGGGACACTTGCACATGTTCCTCCTCCTCGCCCTAAACGGAAAGCTGCTCATCCATACCCACAGAAGGCATCTAAAAATG TTCTAATGCCATTGCAATCATCTATGGCTTATCCTTCTTCAATGAATACgcttgtacccgggtacagaacATGGGATGATGCCTCTTTGCTGATAAACTCTCCAAGTAGCAAAGCCATGACATCCCAAGACGAATTTGCCAACCTTAATGGTGCAGAAGGCTTGC CTGATGTTGGATCAATGGGGGTTGCAAGGATTAATAATGGTAATGTTGGTGGCATTGCAACCTCAGCCAGAACATTTCCTGGTTCTAAGATACCTAAGCAAGGGAAACAAGCTCCAATGCTTCATG GTATACCGGACTTTGCTGAAGTGTATAGCTTCATTGGAAGTGTATTTGATCCAGACACGGAAGGCCATGTGCAAAAGCTCAAGGAAATGGATCCCATAAATTTTGAAACT GTTTTGTTATTGATGAGGAACCTCACTGTTAACTTGTGTAGTCCTGATCTTGAGCCGACT AGGAAGGTCCTGTCTTCGTATGATGTCAATACCAAAACCGTGGGAGCTGGTGTAGATACTGTTGCAAAGAACCAATCCAATGATTTACCATGTTGA
- the LOC119995434 gene encoding protein REVEILLE 8-like isoform X2, protein MNVNASSSSSSAAANQNPSQSTGSDASGKKVRKPYTITKSRESWTEEEHDKFLEALQLFDRDWKKIEDFVGSKTVIQIRSHAQKYFLKVQKNGTLAHVPPPRPKRKAAHPYPQKASKNVLMPLQSSMAYPSSMNTLVPGYRTWDDASLLINSPSSKAMTSQDEFANLNADVGSMGVARINNGNVGGIATSARTFPGSKIPKQGKQAPMLHGIPDFAEVYSFIGSVFDPDTEGHVQKLKEMDPINFETVLLLMRNLTVNLCSPDLEPTRKVLSSYDVNTKTVGAGVDTVAKNQSNDLPC, encoded by the exons ATGAACGTGAAcgcgtcgtcgtcgtcgtcatccGCAGCAGCCAACCAGAATCCTTCTCAATCGACGGGCTCTGATGCGTCGGGGAAGAAGGTCCGGAAACCCTACACAATAACTAAATCACGCGAGAGCTGGACCGAGGAGGAGCACGACAAGTTCCTTGAAGCTCTTCAACT ATTTGATCGTGActggaaaaaaattgaagattttgTGGGTTCAAAGACAGTAATCCAG ATTCGGAGTCATGCACAGAAGTACTTCCTGAAGGTCCAAAAGAATGGGACACTTGCACATGTTCCTCCTCCTCGCCCTAAACGGAAAGCTGCTCATCCATACCCACAGAAGGCATCTAAAAATG TTCTAATGCCATTGCAATCATCTATGGCTTATCCTTCTTCAATGAATACgcttgtacccgggtacagaacATGGGATGATGCCTCTTTGCTGATAAACTCTCCAAGTAGCAAAGCCATGACATCCCAAGACGAATTTGCCAACCTTAATG CTGATGTTGGATCAATGGGGGTTGCAAGGATTAATAATGGTAATGTTGGTGGCATTGCAACCTCAGCCAGAACATTTCCTGGTTCTAAGATACCTAAGCAAGGGAAACAAGCTCCAATGCTTCATG GTATACCGGACTTTGCTGAAGTGTATAGCTTCATTGGAAGTGTATTTGATCCAGACACGGAAGGCCATGTGCAAAAGCTCAAGGAAATGGATCCCATAAATTTTGAAACT GTTTTGTTATTGATGAGGAACCTCACTGTTAACTTGTGTAGTCCTGATCTTGAGCCGACT AGGAAGGTCCTGTCTTCGTATGATGTCAATACCAAAACCGTGGGAGCTGGTGTAGATACTGTTGCAAAGAACCAATCCAATGATTTACCATGTTGA